Genomic DNA from bacterium:
GCGGGATCGGGGCACCCCGGCGGATCGCTCTCGGCCATCGATATCATCACGTAACTTGCCCATCAATTCTTCAACAAAAGCAAGATCGCCGAACTCTTTCACAGCCTCATCGAGATCGACAGGATTTTCTTCCCGCTCATCCCTTTTCTTATCGGAAAATGAGTCAGGTACGAATCCTTCTTCTGATTGTTCGGGGTAATCTGATGAAAAGGACATTTTTTTGCTCCGGACCCATGTACATACCGCACCTGTACATAGTGAAATTAAGCCAAAATTCTCACACCTGCAAGTGTTAATTGCATCCTCCGGTGTTTCCTGCCGTAACAGAGCGGACACTTTCCCCTTCGCGATACAATTATATCTGATTATATGATTTATGGAACGCGGATTTACACGGATCGGGCGGATTTACGCGGATTTGAAACTTATAAAATATCTTGGGGGGGTGTACTGTTGATAATTTCCAATAACATCATAAATAATATGTTATATCACTCTGCGTTTTGGGGGGAAATTCAGCTATTTATGAACTTCACGATTGAATGAAATTTCTCACAAATGCGAACTACTTCATTAACAAGGGAAATACCCTGGTCTTTCCGAGATAGTTTGCACACCTCTTCACGGTCAATCAGTTTTCTTATGGAGAAGTAGGGATATTGAAGACGATCTATAAGTGTTTCAAGATATTCGTAACTGCTGGAACCGATTTCACTGTGCCTCAAAGAACTCACTTCAATCTTTGAAATCAATCTATAATCATACACCATCGCCTGTATCTTTTTCCTTTCCTCGATTTGAATCCAAAGAGGATCATCCAGTTGAAGATCACTTAGAAGCTTTCTGAACTCGTCTTTGTTATTGCATACTTTTTCCTTAAGCTTATCGGTTGCAGATTTAAGCTCAACGTTCAAGAATACTTCAAGCCCTGCCAAATGAATAGCAATAGAAAGGTGCGCCCGTTGTTTGTATTCTTGGTCTTTTGGGCCAAAAGCAATCCATGAATGATTATGCTTTAGTTCAAGTCGACCGAGATCGTATCCATCATAAAAATGATCTAATTTATATAATTCTGGTTGGAGTACTTCACCGAAGCCCTGCATGGTATCGCGCACCCATTTTCGAATTTCTTCATCATCGTGAGCTATAAAATAGTCAAATACTTCAGGCTTGAAACCGGTAAACTCTGCCATACTGATATCCTCAAGATATTGTATAAACTGCGTTACCAACCATTTATTCTTGTCACTTAATTCAGGCAAGATACCAGCAAAAAATCGATGTACTTCTGCCCATTTTCGAACATCATCATGATCCTGCAGGTTTGGGTCGATTTGTAGTTTCTGACGGTGAAATCGCATCTGAACTGGGTCTAAATTCCCAACTACTTTACTTTCGATAAGGATAACATAATTGTCGCCGTAAATCCATGCATCTGGTCGGCTGTCTTCTCGGCTATCATTTTTGATGCCTTCTTTAATGTCTTTTCTATTGTCTTCTCTATCTGATATGTTTTCGCTTGTTGGTTGTTTTGCAGACTGTTCGGGGACAAGACCTAATAGAAGCTTTTTAGATTTCCCTTTTATTTTTGCATCACCAATTGTTTTGCGCTGTAATTCGAAATTCGTTTTCCCGATGGCGACAATGCCTAACCATTCTAAAAATTTTTGTAAAACTGTTTGACTGCAATGTTCCAGTACGTTTATCAGTGCTTTGGTTGTATTGTCTTCCAATTGCCGCTCAAACTCGGAATCTTCTTGCCTTGCACCTCGATAATAATAGAAAATGTTGTGATGAAAATCCGGCATGCTCAGGTTATCCAATCATAGAATGTTGTATACAGAACACACGGCATAACAAGTGTTTATACGGTTTCAATATAACACTTACCATGGTTCTGCCCGTCCGCATAACACGCACCTGTACCCTTCATCACAAGCTACCCATCAGGCTTTTTACGCCCAGTTCTCTTCGGTTGAGTACATGGGGGCCAAACCATCCTCATCCCCACCCAATGCGCTCCACAAATTCCTGGGCTTTTCGTGTTATATATCAATAAAGTAAAATTTATCCCCTGTCAAGAGAAATATGTTCAGTATGCAGTCACGGCTTTGCCCGGTATTGAAATACCGGTCTATTCCCGAAAAGTCCCTGTCGGGACTCATGAAAGCAGCTCTTTCCCTCTTTGTCCCTTTGTCTCTTTGTCCCTTTTCTTTCCCCTTCTGCCTTGTGCCTTATGCCTTATGCCTGTATTAAACTTTTCCGCGCAGCAAGTCCCTGGGGAGTCTTTTCGATGATTCCGAGGGCTATGAGGTCATAGACATCTCTCGTGAGGGTCTTGTATGTCCTCTTTGAATATGAAAGGGCAACATGCGGCAGCATCTGCTGGAGCATGGTCAGGGGCACCGGTTTGGATATCCGTGACAACTCGAGCGCAAGATACCGCCGACGGAGGTCCGCCGGGCTCGTTTTATCCCTGAAAACGTTATGAATGTAGTGCTCCCAGAGCGTTTCGGTCTGGTGCGTGCGGATGGTGGCGGTCAGGTCGATCAGAGAGTTTCTGAAGCCCTGCACCGCGTGCATGATGAACGGCTGCACCTTTCCCTCGGGGCTGCATGTCTTTTCGAGCTGGAGCTTGTATTCCGGGCGGTTTTGAGCGAAGTGTATGCTTATGAGCGGAGCCGCCGGAGCGGGAACGCCGGCTGCGGTGAGGATATGGAACTCCATGAGCTGAGCGGTACGGATGTTCGCGTCGCCGAACGGCCGTATCCATGCCATGTAGAGATGGGCGAGCACAGCCTTTAAAACGCCGTATATGACGCCCATGCCGCGGGGAGCTTCGAATGTGGCGCTTTCGAGCCAGCGGCAGAGGTTGTCGATGAGGTTTTCGCAATCTTCGGCGGGAGGCGGTTTGTACTGATCATCGCCGGAAACTCCGGGCGCAGTGCGGAATTCGCCGGGCACGATGTAATCGGGAAGAACGAGACGGTCGAGAGCGAGACGGTTATAATCCCTGATGATTTCGGGATTCAGGCCATCAGTATCGGAGACTGTCACGGTGTCGAGTATTCTCCGGTACCCTCTGACGATGTTGAGGCACTTCTGGGCTGCATGCATCTGCGAAGGTGGAAGGGTCAGCGCTCCGTTCATCAGCTGTATGACATGATCGACACCGAGCGACAGACTGTCGATGCCGGTCATGGCAAGTGCGCCCCGGGCGAGCGATACGGCTACGAGCGTGTCACGGTGTTCAGGGAGAAGAGGAGCATCCGCGGCGAACGTGCACATGGTTTTGCATTCTCCGAGCAAAACCCAGAGTTTCGCCGGTGCCTTGGACAGGTTTATGGTGAAGGTGATCCAGGGGTGGGACTGCTCGTACGCATGCATGGATGTCCTCGCTTATTTATGGAAAATCAATTATATGGGCTAAATATGTCCTGATATATGACTAAAATAAATGATCGCCAGGTTAATTTCAAGCATTTTCAGGAACACATGGAGGGTGGAAAAAAAGTGGATGTTCACGCATCCGATGAAGATGTATTATTTTTTTATACGAATAAATTATCGGGGATTCGTACCGGGCATTGACAGCTTATATTCACACATGCAGAAAATGAAAGGACCCACCTACCGGACAAACACGACCTTGCCGCGGGCGGAATGACTGCCTGCGACGAGACGGTAGAGGTATACGCCGCTGCCGACCAGCGCGCCGCCGGAATTTTTGCCGTTCCAAACCGTTTCGTGTCTTCCCGGGCTGACCATCCCGTCGAAAAGAACGGCGACTTCCCTGCCGAGAATATCGTATATCACCAGAGAAACCCGGCATTCTACCGGTATCTCGTAGCCGATGGTCGTTGCGGGATTGAACGGATTGGGATAGGGCGGATAAACCCTGAAAGACGAGGGAATCTGCTCAACATCGGTCGTGATGGATTCGTAACGGGCGGGAATCTTTTCACTTTCTCCCGTCATGCCTTCCGCGGATACCCAGTAAAAATAAAGCGTATCGTTGGAGAGGATACGGTCGTCAACAAATGAATTCACACCGGGTCCGACAGAGCCCAGCAGGATGGCATGCTGCTGTTCGGCTTTGGTCAGGGCTTCAGCGGAAGCGTATACGCTGATGGGTACAGGATTGGAGAACATGAAAGTCTGGGAACGGTAGATATTGTACTGCGTGACATACCGGTCGACAGCGGACAGGGTCCATGTGAGTTTCAGGCTGTATCCCTGGTCGCCGGGAACATCGGAGACGGTGACATCAGTCGGGGGATCGACAATATAGTCGAGGTGTATTGTCGTGGAAAAAACAGTGTTGTTCGAGGATTTATCGGTAACCTGTATCGAAACCGTATTATTCTTATTCAGGTCTTCGAGACCGGGTGTGCCCGACAGCTTTCCTTTCGCATCTATACTGAGCCATGACGGGGTGGTGAGCAGCGAATAAGTAAGCACTGAATCTTTTTCATCGACATCGCCGGCTATGACGGATTCCTGATATAAATGCCCGACACGGGCGTTTTTCAGTGTTTTCGTAAATATCACCGGGGAGGTGTTTCTCGATGAGGTCACCGTGAAAGCATAAGAACCGTAACCTCCGGAATGACGGTATACCTTGATGGTGGTCGCTTTGGTAAATGTGTAATACCACTCATACATGCCTTCAGTTTCCAAAACTTTTCGCGGGTCGCCGAGACCACAGCCGCATGTTTCGACTACTTCCACATCTATATCCACCGTCGGCTCGGAAACGAATTTATAGTAGAAATTGGCTGCCTCAGGTAATACAATGAGATAGTTATCGACCGAATCGACAACACCGCGGTTATAAAATCCAATAAAACCCGTATAGACAACATCTCTTTCGATTTGCACTGACTGGCCGGATTCATTATCCATTATTGTATCGCCGGTATAGCGGGCAGGGTTAATATATGAGGAAACCGTATAGAAACCGGAAGAGAAGTGTTTGGGGGACATCTTGAGATAATACGTTCCCGGTGCAAGGTGAGTATGATGGATTTTCTGTGCTGTGCCTTCCGGAAGCTCGGAACCGGCAAGGAGCGTCAAATCCACATCATACAGGCTCAGATCGATCACCAGAGTCGAATCCGATACGGTTGACAGCGAAAGCTCGCCGAACGATGGTAATCCGATTTTAAACCATACGGTCTGGAACATGACACCGGAGACGGAGCCGTCGAGCGGGAGGTCACGCGCTGTTCCGGGCGTATCCTGACTTTCAGCCGCTGCCGTAAACATGACCATCATACTCAATACAAGTGCCAGAAACAAATTTCTCGTTACCATTATTCAATACCCTTCAGATTTGTATATGATACCGTTCAGGATACCCTGTCCGGTTATTCGGACAGGGGGTAATCCATCATGATCCATTCCCTGATCCCGCCAAGCATATTATACATTTCCCTGAATCCGAGTTCCTGCATAATCTGCACCGCTCCGGCGCTCCGCGATCCGGCAAGGCAATAGACGAGATACATGTTGTTCTTATCGAGAGCATCGACATCGTTTTTAAATGTCTCCGATTTATAATCGATATTGATTGCCCCCGGGATATGCTCCGCATATTCGGCCGGCGTTCTTACATCGAGAATAACGAAGCGGGGATTTGTGTTGTTCTCCCCGATCATCGAATATGCCTGTCCGACAGTTACATTTTCAACTATCTGGCCGTAAAAAACAGCCCAGTACGGGTAGTGTTCCGATTCGAAGGCAATCGTGTGAGAAACGGTGTCGACCGTGCCCTTTTTACTGGTCCAGCGTACGCCATCCCAGTGAGCGGCAAAAAGATCGGTCTCCTCCGTATCCGCGCCGATTTTTGAGGGATCGTACGGCAGTGACAGCGTTTCGGCGCCGGTTACCGAAGCACCATGCAAATCAACGTTATATATGGAGCTTACAGGATGAAGATACGGGACAGCGTATTCGGGCGGCAGCAGTTCGGCGCTCAGGAATGTAACCGTGGTATCGTCAGTAAAAAAATTTTCGGAAAACACCACCCGCGCACCGTTCCCGAGCTCGATTTTTCCTCCCGCCGCCGCAGTAACCGTGGCGGATGTCCTGAATTGAAGAAGGGATACCGTGAAATCGAGGATATCCCCATCATTCATCGTAATTCCGCTCAATTCAAGGGGAAATAGTGCGTCGCCGGTTATTAAAACACGGAACGTTGGAGAATTTTCGGCGATTTTCTCTTGGTATTTCGGGGTTAGCTGATCCGGGAAAGCCTGCTTCGGCACAACCCCGCCGGTGGAAGGCACAACAGCCGATATGCCCTTCATGTCGCGGTTACCGCCATCGAGAAGCAGCATTTTCCTCGTTTTCATGAATCCGCCGCATGTAAGCCGGTATATATATACTCCGGCTCCTGCGCCGGTTCCCCTGTCATCCAGACCGTTCCATACTGCCATGTGCTCGCCGGGTGAATAATAATCATGGACGAGTGTCCGTATTTTCTGCCCGAGAACATTATATACGGAGAGCTCAACAAAACCGGGCCTTTCTAACGAAAACGGAATTGTCGTTGCCGGATTGAAGGGATTGGGATAGTTCTGATGTAAATCAAAATCCTCGGGAACAGCCGCCGTTTCAGCGTCCCTGTCCACGCCCGTCATGGTATCGGTAATCGTATATTTTCCGTTACTGTCGGTGACAGAGCTGTAATGAATACCGGTATTATTCTCATCGGTAAACAGGACAAGCGCTCCGGATACAGGATTGCCGTCCGGGAATGTTACCGTTCCCGTCACCGAGGCAAAACAGACCGATACGGTATATAACCATAATGCACCGAAAAACGATATGGCGCGAAGCCGCGGGATTCTCCGTTTCATGTGGTATTCCTCGTTTCATGTACAGATAATGATCTTTTCACAGCATAACAGGCTGCAATGAACAATATAAATAAAACATCCGTATATAAGAAACATATATCTGTTCAAGATATAATCTTTTCATGATTAAAAAAAGAACAATATTATAGTAATTCTATAGTAATTCTGATAATATTGAAAGGACAATCGGATTCTTTGCCCTCCGTACTCTCCACAATTCCGTTGTTAAAATCTTCAAATGTGAAGTTTTTCACAGAACGATAACCGGATATTGTTATATACCCATCGAAAAAGCTTGATGTATTCCTGTCTTCGATTTATTATGTATTGTTGAGCCAGAAAATATGTATCATCATTCCGCTTTACCCGTTGAAGGCAGTCCATATGCTGAAACTGACCCAGGAAATGAAACTGACCCAGAAGCTGGATTTCAGGATGATCCAGTCTCTTAAGCTGCTTCCTCTTACCACCATGCAGCTGACGCAGCGGATTTCCGAGGAGATCGAACAGAATCCCATGCTCCAGATCGACGAAACGGTTGAGCAGACTCCCGATATCCCCGAATCGAACGCGGATGAATCCGGCCAGATATCAACATCATCGGAATCGGACACTGGCAATGACGGGGATTTCACCGAGGCCGAGTGGATGAAATACATGGAGGATGGTTACGACAGCGAGTACAAGACATACCAGGAATACGATCCGAACATAGAGGAACGTGAGCCGACAAATACCTACACCATCACCATGTCCGATCATTTACTCGAGCAGCTCGGCCTGGTGGTGGAAAACGATTATGACCGTGAAATCGGAGAATTTATTATTGGCTCGCTCGATGATGACGGTTTCATCGGGCTCACCGATGATGAAATTGCAAACGATCTGAATGTTCCCATCGAGGATGTACAGCGGATTATCGAGATGATTCAGCGGTTTGAACCCCCGGGAATAGCTGCCCGCAATCTGCGTGAAAGTCTCCTTATCCAGCTAAAAGACCGTGATATGGAAAATACGACGGCATGGCAGATTATCGACCGTTACTTCGACGATTTCACCCGGAAAAAAAACAAGGAGATTTTACGGGCTCTCCAGATTTCCGAGAATGAGCTGAAAAGCGCGATCGAGGTTATATCCATGCTCACCCCGAAACCCGGAGCGGTTTTTTCCGATACGGGAAACATGGTGATTGTTCCCGATATCGTGGTCACAAAAATCGATGATGATTATGTCGTGATGCTCAATGACGGTTATGTTCCCCACCTTACTATCAGTTCTCATTATCGGCAATTACTCGATAAAAATTCAAAATCCAGCTCCGAAACACGCAAGTATCTTGTCGACAAGCTCAACAGCGCCCGGTGGTTTATCAATTCCATCGAACAGCGGCGGTCGACCATTCTCCGTGTTTCAACCGCTATCGTGGAACGGCAGCGGGATTTTCTGGAACACGGCGTTTCGCATCTCCGGCCTATGACACTCCAGGATATTGCCGAAAACATCGGTGTGGCAATTTCAACCGTTCAGCGTGTAACTTCCGGGAAATACATTCAGACTCCGCAGGGTGTTTTCGAGCTTAAATACTTTTTTACCCAGCGGATAGCATCTTCGGACGGCTCCGAGGATTTATCGGCCAAATCAGTCAAGGATAAACTGAAACAGCTCATCGAAAAAGAAAATCCTTCCAGACCACTTTCCGACCAGAAATTAACCGATATACTCAATGAGCAGGGTATCTCCATTTCGCGCCGCGCTATTGCAAAATACCGCGACGAACTCCAGATATCGCCTGCCCGTCTCAGAAAACAACTATAAATATTTAAAAAAAGTAATATTTTTCTATTGATTTACAAAAAAATTTTTCTCATTTTTAAATTGAGTATTATGTAAAATATGTTTATTATTATTTATTTTTTCAATATATTATTGTTGAACAGCACATATTAATATACAATTTCTTATATATTTTTTATATGACATTTACCTCTAACCACCTGATTCGTAAGCCATGAGATTATATCCTCTAAAAGACATAACCGAAGGAATGGTCCTCGGTAAATCAATCTACAATATGAACGGCACGCTTCTGCTCGGGGCCGGATTCCGAATAAATCTTGACATAATCTCAAAGTTGAATGCACGCGGTTATACCCATGTCTATATCATGGAAGAGGGTACGGAAGAAATTATTCCAGAGGATGTGATTTCCGAAGAACACCGCCTCCAGGCGAAAATGAAACTTGCCGACAAAGTCGAGGTTGTCAAGAATATTGCCAACTTCAAGAACCTGACGATAGATAAAGCAACGGATCTCATGGAGAGCGGTTATCTTGAGAAAGTAAGCATTTCCTTTGAGCTCAGAAAGCTGGTCAAGGAGATTCTCAGAGATATATCCGAAACCGGCTCAAAATTCATGAACACCATTATGATTAAATCCAAGGATTCATACTTTCTGGATCATTCCATAAATACCACCGTGCTCGCCATACTGATCGGTTCGAAGTACCGCTTCTCAAACACGGAACTTACCAGCCTCGCACTGGGAACGCTGCTTCATGATATCGGCAAGATTATCATCGAACAGTTAGATGAAACCAGCAAAAGTAAAGCAGGAGCCAATCTTTACAAGGAACACCCGACTTTCGGTTATATTCTCCTTAAAAACAGCCCCGATGTCACCATCCTGGAAACCCAGATTGTCAATCAGCACCATGAGTTCCAGGACGGCTCCGGATTCCCCATAGGATTGAAAGGTCAGAACCTTCCCCCGGTTAAAGACGAGAAAAAAAGAGAAAACGGCCATATTTTCAGGCTCGCGGAAATAACCTGTGTGGCAAATGCTTTCGATAACCTTGTTCTGAACCCCTTGCAGACGAAAAATCTTACACCCCAGGATGCGCTTGGTGAATTGATTATCAACGCCGGAAGCCACTTTAACAGGGACATTATCGAAACCCTTCACCAGGTTGTTCCGATGTTCCCCGTGGGAACGCATGTCAAGATCACCGATATCGTGGATCCTAACCTTATCGGATGTTACGGCGTTGTGGCTAAAATTAACGAGGCGGCTCTCAACAAACCGATTATCATCATTACCTCAAACAAAAAAAGGAAAAAAATCAAACCCATCATGATCGATACTTCACGATTGAACCGCATAGAACTCAAACTTATCATTTAGCGCAGAAAAGGCAGCCCGCTCGACCATTTCAATCCCCATCCCCATGTAATACTTTTTATTGCCTTGTTTTTTATAATTTTATAAACGATGGGGTATTGCCCGGCATTTTATTGGCATGTCCGTTATAACAGCATATCACCAAGGATATACTGGAGTCCGGAATAATCTGAAAATCCGGATATATATCATATGGCCATACTTATTCTCTATTTACTTATCGCCCTCACGGTTTCATTTATCTGTTCGCTTCTTGAATCGATTATGCTCTCCGTAACCCACGCTCATATTGCGGTACTGATTAAAAACGGGCACAAGAGCGGGCGTCTGCTCAGAACCATGAAAAAAAACATCAATCACCCGCTCGCCACCATTCTGACCCTTAACACTGTTGCCAATACCGTCGGAGCCGCCATGGTAGGTACCCAGGCATATTCACTGTATGGCGTCGAGTGGGCGGCATTTGTCTCGGGCATACTCACCGTGCTGATTCTCGTGTTTTCGGAGATTATCCCCAAAACCCTCGGGGCCGTGTACTGGAAAACCCTGTCCCCGTTTGCCGCATATTTCCTGAAAGCTCTTATGGTCATACTCTACCCCATTGTCATCTTTCTCGAGAAGATATCGAAATTAATCTCCCGAAAAGGACCGTCCGCCAGAATAACCCGTGAAGAGCTCCTCGTTCTTGCGGAAATCGGCCTGCGCGAGGGAATTCTCGAACACGATGAAGCCCGTATTCTCGAAAATCTCCTCCTGCTCAGGGAGATACGAACCGGAGATATCCTGACTCCGCGGTCGGTCATGCTCGCTTTTCAGAAGGATCAGACTGTCGGCGAGGTGGTCACTGCCCATCCGCGGATACGTTTTTCACGGATTCCCGTGTTCGGGGACGATATTGACGATATAACCGGCGTCGTTCTCAGCAGAGAACTCCTGGAGGCATATTATACCGGCAGGGAAAAGGAAACAATCGAACGCCTCACAAAACCGATTTTCGCCATACCCGATTCAAAACCGATTGCCGATCTCATCGAGGATTTTATCAACCGCCGTGAACATATATTCCTCGTTGTCGATGAATACGGCGGTACGGGAGGGATTGTGACGCTCGAGGATGCGGTTGAAACCCTCCTCGGTGTTGAAATCGTGGACGAACACGATTCGGTCGAGGACATGCGCGCCCATGCGCTCGAACAGTGGAAAAAACGCCGCCAGGAGCGGCACACGTTGTGATGATATATGGTTGCTGACGGAAAATTCCCATTTTGTTTCCCCCCATCTTCCCCTTGCTCCGCGCCTCCTTATCCATTACCTTTCTCTCCGTGGTCTCCGTGCCTCTGTGGTTAACTTTTATCTGTCGATTCCACCATATTTCAGGACATATCATGACAAAACGCGAAGTCATACGGACGGTGCTCGACGGCGGTAAGCCCCCGTACGTCCCGTGGTCGTTCTCGTTCACCGCGGAAGCACGGGAAAAGCTCGTCGCGCACTACGGTCACGACGATATCATGAATGCGACCGGCAGCCATGTGCTCGGTCTCGGAAGCGATATCGGTTTTTTCGAGGATATCGGGGACAGTTGCGTCCGCGACGTGTTCGGCGTCGTATGGGACAGGAGCATCGACAAAGACATCGGCGCTGTCCGGGGACAGGTGCTTCATGAGCCGACACTACGGGGTTACACATTCCCCGATCCGCTCGACCGTAGATTTTTCGAGGGGATTCCCGGCATGATCGGGCGGTACGGCGACCGGTTCAGGGTGTACCAGATCGGGTTTTCCCTTTTCGAGCGGGCGTGGACGCTCCGCGGCATGGAAAATCTCCTCATGGATTTCTACGACCATCCCGGATTCGTCCGCGACCTGTTCGAGGCCATCGCCGATTACAATATCGCGCAGATCGGGGAGGCGCTCAGGTACGACATCGACGCTGTCTATTTCGGCGATGACTGGGGGCAGCAGCACGGTCTGCTCATGGGGCCGGTCGTCTGGCGCGAGTTCATCCTCCCCGTGCTCGGGCGGATGTATGGCGTCGTGCGCGAAGCCGGGAAATATGTCATGATTCATTCCTGCGGCGATGTGGACGAGCTTTTCGACGATCTTGCCGGAATCGGGCTCTCCTGTTTCAACCCGTTCCAGCCCGAGGTGATGGATGTGGCCATGCTCATCGGCCGGTACCGTGGTCGTCTTGCCTTTTTCGGTGGCCTGTCAACCCAGCGGACGCTGCCGTACGGGACTGCCGATGATGTACGTCGCGAGGTAGGACGGCTCATCGGGCTCGGAGGGAATGGCGGTTATATCCTCGCCCCGGCGCATGCGGTCGAGGGCGATGTCCCTCTCGAAAACATGCTCGCCTTCATCGAGGCTGTCAGGGAACAGCCGGGATACCATGGATAACGGTTCACGGTTTGTGAGCGTACATGACTGTGCGGCGGGTTGTTGAAATGGATACATGAGGTTTTTCCAATGAACAACCGGAGAATTTGGTTTACGGGACTATGGTCAAGGGCTGCCGTTATCGTGCTGACTCTTGTTGTGCCGGGTGTTCTGTACGCAGGAGTTTCTGTTGCACAGGGAAGCGGCGAAACCGTACCGGCGGAAAATCATAAATCCGTCTCAACCATCGATACGGTCTTCATCTCGCTGTTTCTGCTTGTCGTGCCTTTTGCATTTTACCTGTACGCACTTGGCCGCAGAAAAATAAACCAGGACAGCATTACACCTTCCAGACATGGATTCAGTCATTTCCCACCGACCAAACAGAACACAAAACCTGCTGTGAGCGGCCAGACCCTGATTCTGGTATCGCTCATACTCATTATAGTCGGCGTTCTCGGGTGGGTCTATATCCGCGAGATATTTCAGCAGCTCATTAACAGAAAATAAAATGCAGGGGCAATTCATGAATCACCCCTGCAAATGATACATCGGTCAGATACGAAATCAATCCGTGTCAATTTGTCCGACCCGCGATATTCCGTGTTCCATACGGTTCAGTACCCGCGCTGT
This window encodes:
- a CDS encoding uroporphyrinogen decarboxylase family protein, encoding MTKREVIRTVLDGGKPPYVPWSFSFTAEAREKLVAHYGHDDIMNATGSHVLGLGSDIGFFEDIGDSCVRDVFGVVWDRSIDKDIGAVRGQVLHEPTLRGYTFPDPLDRRFFEGIPGMIGRYGDRFRVYQIGFSLFERAWTLRGMENLLMDFYDHPGFVRDLFEAIADYNIAQIGEALRYDIDAVYFGDDWGQQHGLLMGPVVWREFILPVLGRMYGVVREAGKYVMIHSCGDVDELFDDLAGIGLSCFNPFQPEVMDVAMLIGRYRGRLAFFGGLSTQRTLPYGTADDVRREVGRLIGLGGNGGYILAPAHAVEGDVPLENMLAFIEAVREQPGYHG